The DNA sequence TGCAATTGAGGCGAAAGAGGCGATGGGGCGACCGAACTGTTGCCGCTCCCTCGCATAGCGGATCGAATCAGTAAGCAGCCGCTCCATTCCACCCACGGCGCCCGCCAGAATGCACGACCGCTCCCACTCGATGGAATCCCGGAAGATCTCCGCGCCTCTGCCCTCGCGGCCGAGGCGGTTCGTCTCGGGCACCACGCAGTTCTCGAATTCGAGGGCGGCCATGGGCGATGTACGAAGGCCCAGCTTCTCCAGTGTGTTCCCAATTATCAGTCCTGGAGTTCCGCGCTCGACGAGGAATGCCGAGATACCAAGCGGTCCGGTGCCTTGGCCAACACGAGCAAATACAACGAAAACATCGGCGACGGGCGCCTGACTGACAAAGGTCTTGGATCCATCAAGCCGATACCCACCTGACACGCGCTCCGCCGACGTCTGGATGCTGTAGGCGTCCGACCCTGCCGTCCGTTCGGACAAAGCGTGCGCACCTACCCAATCACCGCTGCAGAGTCGCGACAGGTACTTGCGTTTGTGGTCATCGGTACCGAATCGAGCGATCGGCATCTGCACGCTCCAGAGCTGTGCGCCCAGTGCGAAGACAAGGCCGTTATCCCGGCAGCCGAAGCCCAACGCCTCCATGGCAATCACCGCCGAGAGAACGTCGTGTCCACCGCCGCCATACTCCTCCGGAAAAGGAAGTCCCTGCACGCCGAAGGTACCGCAGAGAGTCCACAGGTCCCGTGCGAATACCCCACCCCGGTCACGAAAGACAACATCATCGCGTAACCGCTCTGATGCGAACGCGATCACACGCTTCCGCAGCGCGGTTTGCTCGGATGTCCATCCGAAATCCATGCTCATCCTCCAGTTGGCGCTGTAGTCGTGTTCGCGGCAACAATAATAAGGCAGATCGCAGCGGCACGCCTTCTCACGGCGTAACCAGGTGGCGGCGCGCCTGTAAGAACGCAGCGAGAGTGTCCGCGGCCAATGCGTGAGCGAGGTCGTTCGGGTGCAGTTGAAGGTCGGCATCGACGACGAGGCTCGCAGGGGAATGTCGAGCGAGCAGCGCTGGACCTGCGTCGAGCAAGGGAATGCTCAGCGATCTGGCCGTGCCGTTGAGGCCATTCATGGACTCGGACCACCCGCCGTTCTCTGAGGTTCGCAAGGCCACGAGAACCAGCTCTGCCGGCTGTACTGCGCTCTGCAGTGTCGTCAACTCCGCTGCATTCGACATCAGCATTCGGCCCCCCGTACGCGGTCTCTTGGACGTCACCCACGCGCCATGCACCAGATTCCAGGAAAGCAGCAACCGATCGAGCGCTCCGGGAAGCTCTGGGTCGGCAGGTGAAGGGGATGGGCGCCAGCGAATTCCCTCATCGACACCAACGGTGAAGAGTACAAGGGCAGGCGAGTATGCCGCTGCCAGTTGCTTGACCGATGTCATCCACGCCGTTACGTCCGAGCCGGTCAGGCCGCAGTTGACGACCTCTACGGCCATTGATGGCTTGGAACTGTCGGCCGGATGATTCAGCGATCCTGAAGCTGTGATGCGAAGGTGTCTTCCTCGTGGACTCCCACGCCACGCGAAGACGCGCCACCCACAACAAGAATACGATAGACACCGGGGCGCGGCGTCCTGTGCACGCTGGCACCTCGACAGCCCATTTGGTTGTATCGATAGCGGACGGCGTGGCGGTGACGAGCGACCGGCACCACGCGCTCGCCCGTAGCGCTGCGACGCAGTGTGATGCGCGACAGCTCGACCGTGTCCTGCATAAGGCCAATGTCGAAGTAAAGTTTTGCCGATGGATCACTGGCTGTTGGCGTGAACTCGAGTTGAACATGGCGCCACAGCGAATCCACAGTCACCTGCTCATACAAACCGATGGCAGTCCAAGGTGGATGACCCATACCTGCCGCGACATACAGGGTACCGGGAACGGCTGCACGTGCTCGGAAAGAGAGCGAGTAACGCTCCCCCTGTCGAAGAGAAACCCCAGTCTGGGCGACCTGGACAAACCACGGCTCTCGAAGGCCACCGCGCCTCACAATGGCGCGAAGCGCTTCTGCGCGAGTTGCCGGAAACTCAAGCGTCGAGCCGGCTGCTATTTCATTGACATCGACGCGCCAACTCGCGCGCCAAGTCTCGGGGTCCTCGAAGTAGCCACGGGGATCTTCCGGATAGTCGCTCACGATTGTGCCAGAAGCGGGTGTAGAGCCATCCTCCGCAGGCGGGCTAGACGCCGCAACCAGCGCGACACCACCGGCCCAAAGGAACTTCCCTTGGCGCGGGCTCAGTGCCAGCTCGATGACCAGCAGCCCAAGTACACAAGCCAGCGCGAGTGCGAAGGCCCGTCTCTCAGGAAGAATACGAAGGACGCTGGCCAAGCCTGCCGAGCAGGCGCCCGTGTATCCGAAGATCACGGTCGCCTGCGCCATGCGATGCTCGATGGGCAATCCGCCGCCAGCGGCGAACGCAACGTAGTTCGAAATGCAAAGGGTGGCGAGTATCCAGATGGCCGCTTTACGTTTGCTTCCGAAGAGCCACGGTTGCCACCACTCTGCCAGCGTGATGCCGAGGAGGCACACAACGCTTGTACGTCTTCATTGGGCATCACGGCGAACCCAACAACAGGCGACGAATTCGCTTTCCAACCGCTGGCAGCCAACTCCATCCTCGAGCTACCCCCCAGTGATATGCGGGTGACAGCCAACGATTGAGGAGCGCGTGCGTCGAAAAGCCAAAGCTTCGAGTGTGCGCTTCGTTCCGGACCTGCCCGCGAGGTTGCATTCTGCGCAT is a window from the Gemmatimonadaceae bacterium genome containing:
- a CDS encoding carbohydrate binding domain-containing protein codes for the protein MCLLGITLAEWWQPWLFGSKRKAAIWILATLCISNYVAFAAGGGLPIEHRMAQATVIFGYTGACSAGLASVLRILPERRAFALALACVLGLLVIELALSPRQGKFLWAGGVALVAASSPPAEDGSTPASGTIVSDYPEDPRGYFEDPETWRASWRVDVNEIAAGSTLEFPATRAEALRAIVRRGGLREPWFVQVAQTGVSLRQGERYSLSFRARAAVPGTLYVAAGMGHPPWTAIGLYEQVTVDSLWRHVQLEFTPTASDPSAKLYFDIGLMQDTVELSRITLRRSATGERVVPVARHRHAVRYRYNQMGCRGASVHRTPRPGVYRILVVGGASSRGVGVHEEDTFASQLQDR